Proteins encoded by one window of Pseudomonas sp. LS44:
- a CDS encoding lysophospholipid acyltransferase: protein MEKFKGALVVGFLRLFALLPWRAVQAVGAAIGWLMWKLPNGSRRIASINLSKCFPELDGAAHDRLLRRTLMDTGRTITESACAWIWPAHKSIGLIRQVEGLEILQAALASGKGVVVVATHLGNWEILNHYFCSLCKPVIFYRPPKLKAVDELLQKQRVQMGNRVAASTKEGILSVIKEVRKGGVVGIPADPEPSRSSGVFVPFCATQALTSKFVPGMLAGGKAVGVFANAIRLEDGSGFKAIFEAAPEAMYSSEAETSAAAMSQVVEKYVRAYPSQYMWTMKRFKKRPEGESRWY, encoded by the coding sequence GTGGAGAAGTTCAAAGGCGCCTTGGTGGTCGGCTTTCTGCGGCTATTCGCCCTCCTGCCCTGGCGCGCGGTGCAAGCCGTCGGTGCGGCGATCGGCTGGCTGATGTGGAAGCTACCAAATGGTTCGCGGCGGATAGCGAGCATCAATCTGAGCAAGTGCTTTCCCGAGCTGGACGGTGCCGCCCATGACCGCCTGCTGCGCAGGACCCTGATGGACACTGGCCGGACCATCACCGAAAGTGCCTGCGCCTGGATCTGGCCGGCGCACAAGTCGATCGGCCTGATCCGCCAAGTCGAGGGGCTGGAAATCCTCCAGGCCGCTCTGGCTTCCGGCAAGGGTGTGGTCGTCGTTGCCACACACCTGGGTAATTGGGAAATCCTCAACCATTACTTTTGCTCATTGTGCAAACCGGTGATCTTCTACCGCCCACCCAAGCTCAAGGCTGTCGACGAACTGCTGCAGAAGCAGCGCGTGCAGATGGGCAATCGGGTGGCAGCCTCGACCAAGGAAGGCATCCTCAGCGTCATCAAGGAAGTGCGCAAAGGCGGCGTGGTGGGCATTCCGGCTGATCCTGAACCGAGCCGGTCGTCCGGGGTGTTTGTACCCTTCTGCGCCACCCAGGCCCTGACCAGCAAGTTCGTCCCCGGCATGCTCGCCGGTGGCAAGGCGGTGGGCGTATTCGCCAATGCTATTCGTTTGGAAGACGGTTCCGGTTTCAAGGCGATCTTCGAAGCGGCGCCCGAGGCGATGTACAGCAGCGAGGCGGAAACCTCGGCGGCGGCGATGAGCCAGGTGGTGGAGAAATATGTGCGCGCTTATCCGAGCCAATACATGTGGACCATGAAGCGCTTCAAGAAGCGCCCGGAAGGCGAGAGTCGTTGGTATTGA
- the glyQ gene encoding glycine--tRNA ligase subunit alpha codes for MSQTTPAVRTFQDLILALQQYWAEQGCVILQPYDMEVGAGTFHTATFLRAIGPENWNAAYVQPSRRPADGRYGENPNRLQHYYQFQVVLKPNPENFQELYLGSLKAIGLDPLVHDIRFVEDNWESPTLGAWGLGWEVWLNGMEVTQFTYFQQVGGIECYPVTGEITYGLERLAMYLQGVDSVYDLVWTNGPFGTVTYGDVFHQNEVEQSTYNFEHANVPKLFELFDFYESEANRLIKLQLPLPTYEMVLKASHTFNLLDARRAISVTARQQYILRVRALARAVAQSYFDARAKLGFPMANPALREEILGRDDVQAMLKEAAE; via the coding sequence GTGAGCCAGACTACGCCTGCCGTGCGCACCTTCCAAGATTTGATCCTCGCCCTGCAACAATACTGGGCCGAGCAGGGCTGCGTGATTCTGCAGCCATACGATATGGAAGTCGGCGCCGGTACTTTCCACACCGCCACTTTTCTGCGCGCCATCGGCCCGGAAAACTGGAACGCCGCCTACGTGCAACCGAGCCGCCGCCCGGCTGACGGCCGCTACGGCGAGAACCCCAACCGCCTGCAGCATTACTACCAGTTCCAGGTGGTGTTGAAGCCCAATCCGGAAAACTTCCAGGAGCTGTATCTCGGCTCGCTGAAAGCCATCGGCCTCGACCCGCTGGTGCACGACATCCGCTTCGTCGAAGACAACTGGGAATCGCCGACCCTCGGCGCCTGGGGTCTGGGCTGGGAAGTCTGGCTGAACGGTATGGAAGTCACCCAGTTCACCTACTTCCAGCAAGTCGGCGGCATCGAGTGCTACCCGGTCACCGGTGAAATCACCTACGGCCTCGAGCGCCTGGCCATGTACCTGCAGGGCGTCGACTCGGTCTACGACCTGGTGTGGACCAACGGCCCGTTTGGTACCGTGACCTACGGCGATGTGTTCCATCAGAACGAAGTGGAGCAGTCGACCTACAACTTCGAGCACGCCAACGTGCCGAAGCTGTTCGAACTGTTCGATTTCTACGAGTCCGAAGCCAACCGCCTGATCAAGCTGCAACTGCCGTTGCCGACCTACGAAATGGTCCTCAAGGCCTCGCACACCTTCAACCTGCTGGACGCCCGCCGCGCCATCTCGGTAACCGCGCGTCAGCAGTACATCCTGCGCGTCCGCGCCCTGGCTCGCGCGGTGGCGCAGAGCTACTTCGATGCGCGCGCCAAGCTTGGCTTCCCGATGGCCAACCCTGCTCTTCGTGAAGAGATCCTGGGGCGCGACGACGTACAGGCCATGCTGAAGGAGGCTGCAGAATGA
- a CDS encoding PilZ domain-containing protein — MSNQRHYPRTPMKCRIKICHPSFGELIAQTRDLSDGGVYVKHPALLALPAGSLVTGQVQDLPFEAPILHMQVMRADGEGVGLRFCPADDERQAAAE; from the coding sequence ATGTCCAATCAGCGCCACTACCCGCGTACGCCGATGAAATGCCGGATCAAGATTTGCCATCCGAGCTTCGGTGAGCTGATCGCGCAAACCCGCGATTTGTCCGACGGCGGCGTCTACGTCAAACATCCGGCTCTGCTCGCGCTGCCGGCCGGCAGCCTGGTGACCGGCCAGGTTCAGGATTTGCCGTTCGAGGCGCCGATTCTGCACATGCAAGTCATGCGCGCCGATGGCGAAGGCGTCGGGCTGCGCTTTTGCCCAGCTGACGACGAGCGCCAAGCCGCTGCCGAGTGA
- the gmhB gene encoding D-glycero-beta-D-manno-heptose 1,7-bisphosphate 7-phosphatase — MKLVILDRDGVINEDSDAYIKTVDEWIPIPGSIAAIARLSKAGWTVAVATNQSGLARGYYDVATLEAMHARLRQLVAEQGGEVGLIVHCPHGPDDGCDCRKPKPGMLQQIAAHYGVDLRGVWFVGDSSGDLEAALAVDCQAVLVKTGKGQRTLAKGVPTATLIFDDLAAIADHLLQQE, encoded by the coding sequence ATGAAGCTCGTGATACTCGACCGCGACGGGGTCATCAACGAAGACTCCGACGCCTACATCAAGACCGTGGATGAGTGGATTCCGATCCCCGGTTCCATCGCCGCGATCGCCCGTCTTTCCAAAGCCGGCTGGACGGTGGCCGTGGCCACCAATCAATCCGGTTTGGCGCGGGGCTATTACGATGTGGCGACTCTTGAGGCCATGCATGCGCGGCTGCGCCAGTTGGTCGCAGAGCAGGGCGGTGAGGTCGGGCTGATCGTGCATTGTCCGCATGGCCCGGACGACGGCTGTGACTGCCGCAAACCCAAGCCCGGAATGCTGCAGCAGATCGCCGCGCACTATGGCGTGGATCTGCGCGGCGTGTGGTTCGTCGGCGATAGCAGCGGTGACCTGGAGGCAGCCCTGGCCGTCGACTGTCAGGCGGTATTGGTGAAAACCGGCAAAGGCCAGCGCACGCTGGCGAAAGGCGTGCCCACCGCCACCTTGATATTTGACGATCTGGCGGCCATCGCCGACCACCTTCTCCAACAGGAATAA
- the rsmB gene encoding 16S rRNA (cytosine(967)-C(5))-methyltransferase RsmB, which translates to MNPRLAAARALAAVLSGKASLGGSLPTQLDKVEPRDRGLAQDLAFGAARWQPRLAALAGRLLEKPFKAADRDVEALLLVGLYQLLYSRIPAHAAIGETVGCADKLKKPWAKGLLNAVLRRAQRESAALLAELEHDPVVLTAHPRWLQKSLKAHWPEQWQAICAANNAHPPLILRVNRRYTDRDVYLAELREAGIAAEPSPFSRDGIRLLEAQDVKTLPGFAEGRVSVQDEAAQLAAELLELAPGQRVLDACAAPGGKTCHLLEVELRLAEVVAVDLEEKRLGRVRENLERLGLAATLIAADGRDTTAWWDGQPFQRILLDAPCSATGVIRRHPDIKLTRQAEDIPALAKLQGELLDALWPTLEVGGVLLYATCSVLPAENSETIAAFLARTPGARELDIGGQSGQPTAGLKPGHGRQLLPQIDGHDGFYYAKLIKIAADARG; encoded by the coding sequence ATGAATCCGCGTCTGGCCGCCGCCCGCGCCCTGGCTGCGGTGCTATCCGGCAAGGCCTCGCTGGGCGGCAGCCTGCCGACGCAGTTGGACAAGGTCGAGCCGCGTGATCGCGGCCTGGCCCAGGATCTCGCCTTCGGCGCCGCGCGCTGGCAGCCGCGGTTGGCGGCACTAGCCGGGCGGTTGTTGGAAAAACCGTTCAAGGCCGCCGACCGTGACGTCGAAGCGCTATTGCTGGTCGGCCTCTACCAGCTGTTGTACAGCCGCATTCCCGCCCATGCGGCGATCGGCGAAACCGTGGGCTGTGCCGACAAGTTGAAGAAGCCTTGGGCCAAGGGCCTGCTGAATGCCGTATTGCGCCGCGCCCAGCGCGAAAGTGCCGCGCTGCTGGCCGAGCTGGAACACGATCCGGTGGTGCTCACCGCCCATCCCCGCTGGCTGCAGAAGAGCCTCAAGGCCCACTGGCCCGAGCAGTGGCAGGCCATCTGCGCCGCCAATAACGCCCATCCGCCGTTGATTCTGCGGGTCAATCGGCGCTACACCGACCGCGATGTCTACCTGGCGGAACTGCGCGAGGCCGGCATTGCCGCCGAACCCAGCCCCTTCAGCCGCGACGGCATCCGCCTGCTCGAAGCCCAGGATGTGAAGACCCTGCCGGGCTTCGCCGAGGGCCGGGTCAGCGTGCAGGACGAGGCCGCGCAACTGGCTGCCGAGCTGCTCGAACTGGCGCCCGGTCAGCGCGTGCTGGATGCCTGCGCGGCACCGGGCGGCAAGACCTGCCATCTGCTCGAAGTCGAGCTGCGGCTGGCCGAAGTGGTGGCCGTCGATCTGGAAGAAAAGCGCCTAGGGCGAGTTCGCGAAAACCTCGAGCGGCTGGGCCTCGCCGCCACCCTGATCGCCGCCGACGGCCGCGACACCACGGCCTGGTGGGACGGTCAGCCGTTCCAGCGCATCCTCCTCGACGCGCCCTGTTCGGCGACCGGAGTGATTCGCCGCCACCCGGATATCAAGCTGACCCGCCAGGCCGAGGACATTCCCGCGCTGGCCAAGCTGCAGGGCGAATTGCTCGATGCGTTGTGGCCGACCCTGGAGGTCGGCGGCGTGCTGTTGTACGCCACCTGCTCGGTACTCCCGGCGGAAAACAGCGAGACCATCGCGGCCTTTCTGGCGCGCACTCCGGGCGCCCGCGAACTCGACATCGGCGGTCAGTCGGGGCAACCCACCGCCGGCCTCAAGCCGGGCCATGGGCGTCAGTTGCTGCCGCAGATCGACGGCCATGACGGCTTCTATTATGCCAAGCTGATCAAGATCGCCGCCGACGCGCGCGGCTAA
- a CDS encoding DNA-3-methyladenine glycosylase I, translating into MPRCFWCSDDPLYRAYHDDEWGVPLRDPRALFELLLLEGCQAGLSWFTVLKKRERYREVLFGFDPQRLAELSDAQIEVLMEDPGIIRNRLKLKAARQNAQAWLRLEDPVGLLWSFVGGVAKINRFSGRGDVPAVTAEAEAMSKALKKAGFTFVGPTICYAFMQASGMVMDHTLDCDRHAELSGT; encoded by the coding sequence ATGCCACGCTGCTTCTGGTGTTCCGACGATCCCCTGTATAGGGCCTACCACGATGACGAATGGGGCGTGCCGTTGCGCGATCCGCGCGCGCTGTTCGAGTTGCTGTTGCTCGAAGGCTGCCAGGCCGGTTTGTCCTGGTTCACTGTGCTGAAAAAGCGTGAACGTTACCGTGAAGTGTTGTTCGGCTTCGATCCGCAGCGCCTGGCCGAGCTCAGTGACGCGCAGATCGAGGTGCTGATGGAGGATCCGGGGATCATCCGCAATCGCCTGAAACTCAAGGCCGCCCGACAGAACGCGCAGGCCTGGTTGCGCCTGGAGGACCCGGTGGGATTGCTTTGGTCGTTCGTCGGCGGCGTAGCGAAGATCAATCGTTTCAGCGGCCGCGGCGATGTGCCGGCGGTGACCGCCGAGGCCGAGGCGATGAGCAAGGCGCTGAAGAAGGCCGGCTTCACTTTCGTCGGGCCGACCATCTGTTATGCCTTCATGCAGGCCAGCGGCATGGTCATGGATCACACCCTCGACTGCGACCGGCATGCCGAGTTGAGCGGCACGTAG
- the glyS gene encoding glycine--tRNA ligase subunit beta: MSAQDFLVELGTEELPPKALNSLGAAFLDSVEKGLKAAGLGYAKAQVFAAPRRLAVLVEQLATQQPDRSLNLDGPPVQAAFDAEGQPTQAALGFAKKCGVELAQIDRSGAKLKFSQNIPGQPAAGLLPGIVETALNDLPIPKRMRWAARRVEFVRPTQWLVMLFGDDVIDCEILAQTAGRESRGHRFHNPDQVRISKPSTYLEDLRSAHVLADFAERRALIEQRVAALAGEQQGTAIVPPALLDEVTALVEWPVPLVCSFEERFLDVPQEALITTMQDNQKYFCLLDANGKLLPRFITVANLVSKDPAQIVAGNEKVVRPRLTDAEFFFKQDKKQKLESFNQRLANVVFQAQLGSVFNKAERVSQLAAFIAPRIGGDAQRAARAGLLSKCDLATEMVGEFPEMQGIAGYYYALNDGEPEDVALALTEQYMPRGAGAELPSTLTGAAVAIADKLDTLVGIFGIGMLPTGSKDPYALRRAALGVLRILIEKQLDLDLPAAIAFAIQQFGPQVKATGLAGQVQDFIFDRLRARYEDEGVDVASYQAVRAVNPGSPLDFDQRVQAVQAFRKLPEAQALAAANKRVWNLLSKAEGQVAANVEAHYFETPNEFSLNAAIQQADQAVQPLAESRQYSEALARLAALREPVDSFFEAVLVNAENADVRANRYALLAKLRGLFLGVADISVLG, translated from the coding sequence ATGAGTGCACAAGATTTCCTAGTCGAACTGGGCACCGAAGAACTGCCGCCGAAAGCGCTGAACAGCCTCGGCGCCGCCTTCCTCGATAGCGTCGAGAAAGGCCTCAAGGCCGCCGGTCTGGGTTATGCCAAGGCCCAGGTGTTCGCCGCGCCGCGGCGTCTGGCAGTACTGGTCGAACAACTGGCGACTCAACAGCCGGATCGCAGCCTGAATCTCGATGGCCCGCCCGTGCAGGCCGCCTTCGACGCCGAAGGTCAGCCGACCCAGGCCGCCCTCGGTTTCGCCAAGAAATGTGGCGTCGAGTTGGCGCAGATCGACCGCAGCGGGGCGAAGCTGAAGTTCAGCCAGAACATCCCCGGGCAGCCGGCCGCCGGCCTGCTGCCGGGCATCGTCGAAACCGCGCTGAACGACCTGCCGATTCCCAAGCGCATGCGCTGGGCAGCGCGCCGGGTCGAATTCGTGCGGCCGACCCAGTGGCTGGTGATGCTGTTCGGTGACGACGTGATCGACTGCGAAATCCTCGCTCAGACCGCCGGGCGCGAGTCGCGCGGCCACCGCTTCCACAACCCCGATCAGGTGCGTATCTCCAAGCCTTCCACCTACCTGGAAGACCTGCGCAGCGCCCACGTGCTGGCCGACTTTGCCGAACGTCGCGCGCTGATCGAGCAGCGCGTCGCCGCCCTGGCTGGCGAACAGCAAGGCACGGCCATCGTGCCGCCGGCGTTGCTCGATGAAGTCACCGCCCTGGTCGAGTGGCCGGTACCGCTGGTGTGCAGCTTCGAGGAGCGCTTCCTCGACGTACCGCAGGAAGCGCTGATCACCACCATGCAGGACAACCAGAAGTACTTCTGCCTGCTGGACGCCAACGGCAAGCTGCTGCCGCGCTTTATCACCGTGGCCAACCTGGTCAGCAAGGACCCAGCGCAGATCGTCGCCGGTAACGAGAAGGTCGTGCGTCCGCGCCTGACTGACGCCGAGTTCTTCTTCAAGCAGGACAAGAAGCAGAAGCTCGAGAGCTTCAACCAGCGCTTGGCCAACGTGGTATTCCAGGCGCAACTCGGCAGCGTGTTCAACAAGGCCGAGCGGGTTTCCCAGCTCGCCGCCTTCATCGCCCCGCGCATCGGCGGTGACGCGCAGCGCGCCGCACGTGCCGGCCTGCTGTCGAAATGCGACCTGGCCACCGAGATGGTCGGCGAGTTCCCGGAGATGCAGGGCATCGCCGGCTACTACTACGCGCTGAATGACGGCGAGCCCGAAGACGTCGCCCTGGCCCTGACCGAGCAGTACATGCCGCGCGGCGCCGGCGCCGAACTGCCGAGCACCCTGACCGGTGCCGCCGTGGCGATCGCCGACAAGCTCGACACCCTGGTCGGCATCTTTGGCATTGGCATGCTGCCCACCGGCAGCAAAGACCCCTATGCGCTGCGCCGTGCCGCCTTGGGCGTGCTGCGCATCCTGATCGAAAAGCAGCTGGACCTCGACCTGCCGGCCGCGATCGCCTTCGCCATTCAGCAGTTCGGCCCGCAGGTCAAAGCCACCGGCTTGGCCGGCCAGGTGCAGGATTTTATCTTCGACCGCCTGCGTGCGCGTTATGAAGACGAAGGCGTGGACGTCGCCAGCTATCAGGCGGTACGCGCGGTCAATCCCGGTTCGCCGTTGGACTTCGATCAACGCGTACAGGCCGTGCAGGCGTTCCGCAAACTGCCGGAAGCCCAAGCCTTGGCCGCGGCCAACAAGCGCGTGTGGAACTTGCTGAGCAAGGCCGAAGGCCAAGTCGCCGCGAATGTCGAAGCGCATTACTTCGAGACGCCCAACGAGTTCTCCCTCAACGCCGCCATTCAGCAGGCCGACCAGGCGGTGCAACCGCTGGCCGAATCGCGGCAGTACAGTGAGGCGTTGGCACGCCTGGCGGCGCTGCGTGAGCCGGTCGACAGCTTCTTCGAGGCAGTACTGGTGAATGCCGAGAACGCTGACGTGCGCGCCAATCGCTACGCCCTGCTGGCCAAGCTGCGCGGGCTATTCCTCGGCGTCGCCGATATCTCAGTGCTCGGCTGA
- the def gene encoding peptide deformylase, translating to MAILTILEFPDPRLRTIAKPVDVFDDALRTLIDDMFETMYDAPGIGLAATQINVHQRVVVMDLSEDKSEPQVFINPEFESLTEEMDQYQEGCLSVPGFYENVDRPQRVKIKAYDQHGKPFEEIAEGLLAVCIQHECDHLNGKLFVDYLSNLKRDRIKKKLEKQHRQRA from the coding sequence ATGGCGATTCTAACCATCCTCGAATTCCCCGATCCGCGCCTGCGCACCATCGCCAAGCCGGTGGACGTGTTCGACGACGCCCTGCGCACGTTGATCGACGACATGTTCGAAACCATGTACGACGCGCCGGGCATCGGCCTGGCGGCGACGCAGATCAATGTCCACCAGCGCGTGGTGGTCATGGACCTCTCGGAAGACAAATCCGAACCGCAGGTTTTCATCAACCCAGAGTTCGAGTCGCTGACCGAGGAAATGGACCAGTATCAAGAGGGCTGCCTGTCGGTGCCCGGCTTCTACGAGAACGTCGATCGTCCGCAGAGGGTCAAGATCAAGGCCTACGATCAGCACGGCAAGCCGTTCGAGGAAATCGCCGAAGGCTTGCTGGCGGTGTGCATCCAGCACGAGTGCGATCACCTCAACGGCAAGCTGTTCGTCGACTATCTGTCTAATCTCAAGCGCGACCGGATCAAGAAGAAGCTGGAAAAACAGCATCGCCAGCGCGCCTGA
- the fmt gene encoding methionyl-tRNA formyltransferase has product MTEPLRIVFAGTPEFAAAHLTALLASHHQIIGVYTQPDRPAGRGQKLMPSPVKQLALEHGIAVYQPASLRNTEAQAELAALQPDLLVVVAYGLILPQAVLDIPRLGCINSHASLLPRWRGAAPIQRAVEAGDSESGVTVMQMEAGLDTGPMLLKVHTPIGAGDTGGSLHDRLAELGPPAVLQAIAGLAAGNLVAEIQDDSLANYAHKLNKDEARLDWSRPAVELERLVRAFNPWPICHSSLDAAPLKVLAASLGDGQGAPGSILAASKDGLTVACGAGALRLTRLQLPGGKPLNFSDLYNSRREQFSVGKVLA; this is encoded by the coding sequence ATGACCGAGCCCTTGCGCATCGTTTTCGCCGGCACTCCCGAATTTGCCGCCGCGCACCTCACCGCGCTGCTCGCCAGCCATCATCAGATCATCGGCGTCTACACCCAACCGGACCGCCCGGCCGGACGTGGACAGAAGTTGATGCCCAGCCCGGTCAAACAGCTCGCGCTCGAGCATGGCATTGCCGTGTATCAACCGGCCAGTCTGCGCAATACCGAGGCCCAGGCCGAGCTGGCGGCGCTGCAGCCGGACTTGCTGGTGGTGGTCGCCTACGGCCTGATCCTGCCGCAGGCGGTGCTGGATATTCCACGCCTGGGGTGCATCAACAGTCACGCCTCGTTGTTGCCGCGCTGGCGCGGTGCAGCGCCGATCCAGCGCGCGGTGGAGGCGGGTGATAGCGAATCCGGGGTCACCGTGATGCAGATGGAAGCGGGGCTCGACACCGGGCCGATGCTGCTCAAGGTGCATACCCCGATCGGCGCTGGCGACACCGGCGGCAGTCTGCACGACCGCCTCGCCGAACTCGGTCCACCGGCCGTGTTGCAGGCGATCGCCGGCTTGGCCGCCGGCAATCTGGTCGCGGAAATACAGGACGACAGCCTGGCCAACTACGCGCACAAGCTGAACAAGGACGAAGCGCGTCTCGACTGGTCGCGCCCGGCCGTCGAGCTGGAGCGTCTGGTACGCGCCTTCAACCCCTGGCCAATCTGTCACAGCAGCCTGGACGCGGCGCCGCTCAAAGTCCTCGCCGCCAGCCTTGGCGATGGGCAGGGCGCGCCGGGCAGCATTCTCGCCGCCAGCAAGGATGGTCTGACTGTCGCCTGCGGCGCCGGCGCGCTGCGCCTGACGCGCCTGCAACTGCCTGGCGGCAAACCGTTGAACTTCAGCGACTTGTACAACAGTCGCCGCGAGCAGTTCAGCGTCGGCAAGGTGCTGGCATGA
- the trkA gene encoding Trk system potassium transporter TrkA: protein MKIIILGAGQVGGTLAEHLSSEANDITVVDTDNERLRDLGDRLDIRTVHGRGSFPTVLRQAGADDADMLVAVTNSDETNMVACQVAYTLFHTPTKIARVRESAYLTRSGLFDNDAIPVDVLISPEQLVTNYIKRLIEHPGALQVIDFAGGKAQLVAVKAYYGGPLVGQQLRQLRQHMPNVDTRVAAIFRRDRPITPQGDTVIEADDEVFFIAAKADIRAVMSEMRRLDESYKRIVIAGGGHIGERLAEAIESRYQVKIIEHNPARCRHLSDSLDSSIILQGSASDRDLLVEENISDADIFLALTNDDEANIMSSLLAKRLGARKVMTIINNPAYVDLVQGGDIDIAISPQLATIGSLLTHVRRGDIVSAHSLRRGAAEAIEVIAHGDPKSSKVVGKMIEDIALPPGTTIGAVIRDDQVLIAHDDTLIESGDHVILFLVDKKHIRDVERLFQVGLTFF from the coding sequence GTGAAGATCATCATTCTCGGCGCCGGGCAGGTGGGTGGCACCCTCGCGGAGCACCTGTCCAGCGAGGCCAACGACATCACCGTGGTCGACACCGATAACGAGCGCCTGCGCGACCTCGGCGATCGCCTCGACATCCGCACCGTGCACGGCCGCGGCTCGTTCCCCACCGTGCTGCGCCAGGCCGGCGCCGACGACGCCGACATGCTGGTGGCGGTGACCAACAGCGACGAAACCAACATGGTTGCCTGTCAGGTCGCCTACACCTTGTTTCACACGCCGACCAAGATTGCCCGGGTGCGCGAATCGGCGTACCTGACCCGCAGCGGCCTGTTCGACAACGACGCGATTCCGGTCGACGTGCTGATCAGCCCGGAACAGCTGGTGACCAATTACATCAAGCGCCTGATCGAACATCCCGGCGCCTTGCAGGTCATCGACTTCGCCGGCGGCAAAGCCCAGCTGGTAGCGGTCAAGGCTTACTACGGCGGGCCTCTGGTCGGTCAGCAGCTCCGCCAGCTGCGTCAGCACATGCCCAATGTGGATACCCGGGTGGCGGCGATTTTCCGCCGCGACCGACCGATCACGCCGCAGGGCGACACGGTCATCGAGGCCGATGACGAGGTATTCTTCATCGCCGCCAAGGCCGACATCCGCGCGGTGATGAGCGAAATGCGCCGCCTCGACGAGAGCTACAAGCGCATCGTCATCGCCGGCGGCGGGCATATCGGCGAGCGCCTCGCCGAGGCCATCGAAAGCCGCTACCAAGTGAAGATCATCGAGCACAACCCGGCCCGTTGCCGGCATCTGTCGGACAGCCTGGACAGCTCCATCATCCTCCAGGGCAGCGCCTCGGATCGCGATCTGCTGGTCGAAGAGAACATCAGCGACGCTGACATCTTCCTGGCCCTGACCAACGACGACGAGGCCAACATCATGTCGTCGCTGCTGGCCAAGCGCCTCGGCGCGCGCAAGGTGATGACCATCATCAACAACCCGGCCTACGTCGATCTGGTCCAGGGCGGCGACATCGACATCGCCATCAGCCCGCAACTGGCGACCATCGGCTCGCTGCTCACCCACGTGCGCCGCGGCGACATCGTCAGCGCCCACTCGCTGCGCCGCGGCGCCGCGGAGGCCATCGAGGTGATCGCGCATGGCGATCCGAAGTCGAGCAAGGTGGTCGGCAAAATGATCGAGGACATCGCTCTGCCACCCGGCACCACAATTGGCGCGGTGATTCGCGACGACCAGGTGCTGATCGCCCACGACGACACGCTGATCGAATCGGGTGACCATGTGATTCTGTTTTTGGTCGACAAGAAGCACATCCGCGACGTTGAGCGCTTGTTCCAGGTCGGCCTGACGTTCTTCTAA